The following coding sequences lie in one Glycine max cultivar Williams 82 chromosome 19, Glycine_max_v4.0, whole genome shotgun sequence genomic window:
- the LOC100817324 gene encoding protein RTF1 homolog, whose product MADLENLLLEAAGRTRHSRQTSRRGHGDGGSDSRDDDSENEHDYPGRKASGLQVPQKKWFDPMERDDGERSKDEGDDDVGGRSYHEGDSSDESDFGDDLYKNEDDRHKLSEMTELQREMILSERATKKHDKDLLGKIASKREKGKTTVAGKLTSPLTPSHVRSSARSANRSTAKDGALNELRAKRLKQQDSEANRRPSKASRSSGPGLVSPKHRPFPSLGSSSDSETESKSLSDNEGSSDDDRIIDSNDDRIMLGSEGLLFEHIKEITIRRSKLAKWFMEPFFEELIAGCFVRVGIGRSMSGPIYGLCMVKNVDATDCDQQYKLEDKTTHKYLNVVWGNETSATRWQMAMVSDSPPEEEEFIQWVKDVERRGGRMPTKQEVAEKKEAIQKTNLFVYSAATVKQMLQEKKSAKTRPLNIAAEKDRLRTELEIAHSKNNKAEVKRIMTRLLELEESRQAKTMDARALKLAEMNRKNRFENFKNASELKPVNKELKAGEAGYDPFSRRWTRSMNYYAGKPAEEAAGEINSASGAVADTGSYHTGASETVTAGMAATTAALKAAAGAGKLVDTSAPVDQGTESNSLHNFQLPISLAILQKFGGAKGVQAGFMAKKQRIEATVGFQVLKNDRQKHALTLTVSDYKRRRGLL is encoded by the coding sequence ATGGCGGATTTAGAAAATTTGCTTTTGGAGGCGGCGGGGAGAACACGCCATTCTCGTCAAACTtcaagaagaggacatggcgaTGGTGGGAGTGACTCTAGGGATGATGATTCGGAGAATGAACATGATTATCCAGGTCGAAAGGCCTCTGGCTTGCAAGTTCCCCAAAAGAAGTGGTTTGATCCAATGGAAAGAGATGATGGTGAGAGAAGTAAGGATGAAGGGGATGATGATGTTGGTGGCCGGTCTTATCACGAGGGTGATAGTAGTGATGAATCTGATTTTGGTGATGATCTTTATAAGAATGAGGATGACAGGCATAAGCTTTCTGAGATGACTGAACTTCAAAGAGAGATGATATTGTCAGAAAGGGCTACcaagaagcatgataaagatTTATTGGGGAAGATAGCATCAAAGCGTGAGAAGGGAAAGACAACTGTAGCCGGGAAACTGACTTCACCTCTCACACCATCCCATGTGCGTTCATCAGCCAGATCTGCCAACAGGTCAACTGCCAAGGATGGTGCATTAAATGAATTGCGTGCGAAACGGTTAAAGCAGCAGGATTCAGAAGCAAACCGCAGGCCAAGTAAGGCATCTAGAAGTTCAGGGCCTGGGCTTGTTTCACCAAAGCACAGACCTTTCCCAAGTCTTGGTAGCTCAAGTGATAGTGAAACTGAAAGTAAGTCCCTGAGTGATAATGAAGGGTCAAGTGATGACGACAGaatcattgatagtaatgatgaCAGGATAATGCTAGGATCTGAAGGGCTTTTATTTGAgcatataaaagaaatcacCATTCGGAGATCAAAACTTGCAAAATGGTTTATGGAGCCCTTTTTTGAGGAGTTAATTGCTGGTTGTTTTGTAAGAGTTGGTATTGGTCGCTCAATGTCAGGGCCTATCTACGGGCTCTGCATggtaaaaaatgttgatgccACAGATTGTGATCAGCAGtataaattagaagataaaaccACACACAAATACTTAAATGTTGTCTGGGGAAATGAAACTTCTGCAACAAGGTGGCAAATGGCTATGGTTAGCGACTCTCCTCCAGAGGAGGAAGAGTTCATCCAGTGGGTTAAGGATGTAGAGCGAAGAGGTGGCCGGATGCCAACGAAGCAAGAAGTGgcagaaaaaaaagaagctatacAAAAGACCAACTTGTTTGTTTACTCAGCAGCTACTGTGAAGCAAATGTTACAAGAGAAAAAATCTGCCAAAACAAGACCACTAAATATTGCAGCTGAGAAGGATAGGTTAAGGACTGAATTGGAAATAGCACATAGTAAGAATAATAAAGCTGAAGTGAAGAGGATCATGACAAGATTGCTAGAATTGGAGGAATCTCGGCAAGCTAAGACGATGGATGCCAGGGCTTTGAAGCTTGCTGAGATGAATAGAAAGAACAGGTTTGAGAACTTCAAAAATGCTTCTGAATTGAAGCCAGtaaataaagaattgaaagCAGGGGAGGCAGGTTATGATCCCTTTTCAAGGAGATGGACTAGATCAATGAATTACTACGCAGGAAAACCAGCTGAAGAGGCTGCAGGTGAAATTAATAGTGCCAGTGGTGCAGTGGCTGATACAGGCAGCTACCACACGGGAGCATCTGAGACCGTGACGGCTGGTATGGCAGCTACTACTGCAGCTTTGAAAGCTGCTGCCGGTGCTGGGAAGTTAGTAGACACAAGCGCCCCTGTGGATCAAGGGACAGAGTCAAATTCGCTGCACAATTTTCAGCTGCCAATATCATTAGCTATACTCCAAAAGTTTGGTGGAGCTAAAGGAGTTCAGGCAGGATTTATGGCAAAGAAACAAAGAATAGAAGCAACAGTGGGATTTCAAGTCCTGAAAAATGATCGTCAGAAGCATGCACTGACATTAACAGTTAGTGATTACAAGAGAAGAAGAGGGCTTCTATGA
- the LOC100814487 gene encoding uncharacterized protein produces MDSKEEAEPHEDRPTSPMRVLQQLSEGAFRVAGEAFHNMYSGGGSSKSQMGPGAHRRSQSELVTRGVERTNSFQKLRSHVHKAWRWGGRFRQEVSPASFNPEVMANQKRQWYQLHPRSLGCVHYKEPTSLFEHFLIVGLHPDANLEDVEHAFVRRKKWEKEKPEFLDYKMLQQQRPPEPTLEPQLLFKYPPAKKLTMRMKDLAPFCFPEGVKAWLLERTPSLSELNELVYGQEHLGKDDLSFVFTIKAADNTTLYGVCLHVPEIVQRPPGILGISSPFSHPSGACSRFLVSAPRCYCLLTRVPFFELHFEMLNSLIAQERLNRITQFINEVTITGSTPSTPKLGDQMSSNANSPDRESFSDWMDCAIPLDGAAIITAAAAGIISDDEIIQLSPKIWDSRCQSPVSVTASDASDYWQVRDVDKDGRKNLQDHDNCAFEAPENLGSIERMHGICENDQVSPKVGTPFSARSRVLERLGSSESLFSPVRSMASDNEEDFFSNNERDYGDELLMEWAMENKNDLLQIVCRYHAEPIPPRGSELVFHPLEHLQAIQYIRHSVASLDFSNDCSNCSEPAQDNAKLAAAEEALSLSVWTMATTCRVLSLDSVLALITGVLLEKQVVIVCPNLGVLSATVLSLIPMIRPFQWQSLLLPVLPGKMIDFLDAPVPYIVGIQHKPDDLNMKTTNLVLVNIPKDQITMCHLPRLPQHRELLSQLTPIHAKLSNERSIARKHPVHRCNEVQAEAATQFLNIMWHYLESLCSDLKSHTITSVQSNNDRVSLLLKDSFIDSFPARDQPFIKLFVDTQLFTVLSDSRLSSFESGES; encoded by the exons ATGGACTCAAAAGAAGAGGCTGAACCTCATGAGGATAGGCCCACATCGCCAATGCGGGTCCTGCAGCAATTATCTGAAGGGGCATTCAGAGTTGCTGGGGAAGCATTTCACAATATGTATTCGGGTGGTGGGTCAAGCAAATCACAAATGGGGCCTGGTGCACATAGACGAAGTCAAAGTGAACTTGTTACTAGAGGAGTTGAGCGTACTAATAGCTTTCAGAAATTAAGATCTCATGTGCATAAGGCTTGGCGGTGGGGTGGCAGATTCCGCCAAGAAGTTTCCCCGGCGAGTTTCAACCCGGAGGTCATGGCCAACCAGAAACGGCAGTGGTATCAGCTTCATCCTAGAAGTCTG GGTTGTGTACATTATAAGGAGCCAACATCGCTCTTTGAACATTTTTTGATTGTGGGGCTGCATCCAGATGCTAATTTGGAAGATGTGGAGCATGCATTTGTAAGAAGGAAAAAGTGGGAAAAGGAAAAACCTGAATTTCTAGATTACAAAATGTTACAGCAACAAAGGCCACCAGAACCAACATTGGAACCTCAG TTGCTATTCAAATATCCTCCTGCAAAGAAACTAACAATGCGTATGAAGGATTTAGCTCCCTTTTGCTTTCCTGAAGGTGTTAAG GCATGGCTGTTGGAGAGGACTCCGTCTCTAAGTGAACTAAATGAACTTGTCTATGGACAG GAGCATTTAGGAAAAGATGATCTTTCATTTGTCTTTACAATCAag GCAGCAGACAATACAACACTTTATGGAGTTTGCTTACATGTGCCTGAAATTGTTCAGAGGCCCCCTGGTATCTTAGGCATATCATCTCCTTTTTCTCATCCCTCTGGGGCATGCAGCCGTTTTCTGGTTTCTGCACCTCGCTGTTACTGTCTTCTGACTAGAGTTCCTTTCTTTGAGTTACACTTTGAGATGTTAAACAG TCTCATTGCACAAGAGCGCCTGAATAGGATAACTCAGTTTATAAATGAGGTGACAATCACTGGCAGCACTCCATCAACACCCAAACTAGGTGATCAAATGAGTTCGAATGCTAACTCTCCGGATAGAGAGTCATTTAGTGACTGGATGGATTGTGCAATACCCCTTGATGGTGCAGCTATTATTACTGCTGCTGCTGCAGGGATTATATCTGATGATGAAATCATACAGTTATCACCTAAAATATGGGATTCTCGCTGTCAATCTCCTGTAAGTGTGACTGCCAGTGATGCTTCAGATTATTGGCAGGTTAGGGATGTAGACAAGGATGGCAGGAAGAATCTGCAAGATCATGATAATTGTGCTTTTGAGGCCCCAGAAAATCTTGGTTCTATAGAAAGAATGCATGGAATTTGCGAAAATGACCAAGTTTCTCCAAAAGTTGGAACACCTTTTTCTGCTCGGAGTCGTGTCTTGGAGCGTCTTGGAAGTTCCGAATCACTTTTCag TCCAGTTAGAAGCATGGCATCAGATAACGAGGAAGATTTTTTCTCAAACAATGAAAGAGATTACGGGGACGAATTGTTAATGGAATGGGCCATG GAGAATAAGAATGATTTGCTACAGATAGTGTGTAGATATCATGCTGAACCTATTCCACCTCGAGGAAGTGAATTAGTCTTCCACCCTCTCGAACATTTACAAGCTATTCAGTACATACGACATTCAGTTGCTTCTCTTGACTTCAGCAATGATTGTTCAAATTGTTCTGAACCAGCTcag GACAATGCAAAGCTGGCAGCTGCCGAGGAAGCCCTGTCATTATCAGTATGGACGATGGCAACTACTTGTCGAGTTCTGTCCCTTGATAGT GTGCTGGCATTAATTACAGGAGTTTTGTTGGAAAAACAAGTGGTAATAGTGTGCCCAAATCTG GGTGTTCTATCTGCCACTGTGCTTTCTCTTATTCCCATGATTCGTCCATTTCAGTGGCAGAGTTTATTGCTCCCT GTTTTACCTGGGAAAATGATTGATTTTCTTGATGCCCCAGTTCCATATATT GTTGGCATACAACATAAACCAGATGACTTGAATATGAAAACTACTAATCTTGTTCTTGTTAATATACCAAAGGATCAG ATTACAATGTGTCACTTACCAAGACTTCCACAACATAGAGAGCTTCTCTCTCAGTTGACTCCAATTCATGCTAAACTTTCAAATGAAAGATCAATTGCTAGAAAGCATCCTGTACATAGGTGCAACGAAGTACAG GCTGAAGCTGCAACACAGTTTTTGAATATAATGTGGCACTATTTGGAATCACTCTGCTCAGATCTGAAATCTCACACGATCACTAGTGTACAATCAAATAACGACAGG GTTTCTTTACTTCTTAAAGATAGCTTCATTGATTCATTTCCTGCAAGGGACCAGCCATTCATTAAG CTATTTGTAGATACACAGCTCTTCACTGTTTTATCAGACTCACGTTTGTCAAGCTTTGAGAGTGGCGAGTCATAG
- the LOC102668707 gene encoding uncharacterized protein yields the protein MEPMAVVLDVSSDEEEEVACLEDKKGRNMTIDFDWVKEFLDISDEESNEVAVMHEVNKPQRKSKKSSISTPSVDDDDDDCVVLDTDPESRVTTVDDSSTGSDEVVVVGEKGQIACRDYPHPRHLCVLFPFSSTPHEKHCDQCHCYVCDYVAPCPKWGTGFLGTDHCHATEKSETWRSLRKNFKLGKTAPLPASTNHCTLSDVTNSQQNHILPFRVMSPNSMLLNQTSISTATHTCSPVNFIPQNQASRPITTIMHTCSSLNSNFQNHVSRPNTVPSIATNFTIPSCINHGRYGELVSTLVRNRYQSHSIPPHSLGVHNRAIQRVRQHGVGTLVPQFHSHTFLNGLGSVGVGSTLPMNHSTHGASGGFINNDNPAQQYPNYHAATGFSNNSRTSYGQNAYAYVPQNFGYPNPFSQLNNLSSVSNYSTAHETQASYQSNGSQNIYAYSVQGDNAPSSNNVAGLSRVENACGNVTQSGTTRQYSCQQKPHDASLIEAALKADRIGDANQSNPHQQSSESMNISSSATQFTGSTRLSNENSVPVGADGALASELNASPDLSTFDGAFYFDFETTWDCLARV from the exons ATGGAACCCATGGCGGTTGTGTTGGATGTGAGTTCGGACGAAGAAGAGGAAGTGGCGTGTTTGGAAGACAAGAAAGGGAGGAACATGACCATTGATTTTGACTGGGTGAAGGAGTTTCTGGACATTTCGGACGAGGAATCGAACGAGGTTGCTGTGATGCACGAGGTGAACAAACCTCAACGCAAGTCGAAGAAGTCTTCGATATCAACGCCAAGCGTGGACGATGACGATGATGATTGTGTGGTTCTGGATACTGACCCTGAAAGCCGAGTCACTACTGTTGATGACTCGTCAACTGGGTCAGACGAGGTGGTTGTTGTTGGGGAGAAGGGTCAG ATTGCGTGCAGAGACTATCCTCATCCCCGGCATCTTTGTGtcttgtttcctttttcttccacCCCCCATGAGAAACACTGTGACCAA TGCCACTGTTATGTGTGTGATTATGTCGCACCATGTCCGAAGTGGGGCACTGGCTTTTTAGGTACAGATCACTGTCATGCGACCGAGAAATCTGAGACATGGAGAAGTCTGAGGAAAAATTTCAAGTTGGGCAAGACTGCTCCATTACCGGCTTCAACAAACCACTGTACTTTGAGTGATGTCACAAATTcccaacaaaatcatattcttCCTTTTCGTGTGATGTCTCCAAATTCCATGTTGCTGAATCAGACATCAATATCAACTGCAACACATACATGCTCCCCAGTAAATTTCATACCTCAAAATCAAGCCTCTAGGCCAATTACTACTATAATGCATACATGCTCCTCACTAAATTCTAACTTCCAAAACCATGTATCCAGGCCAAATACTGTCCCTTCCATTGCCACCAACTTTACAATCCCGTCTTGTATAAACCATGGAAGATATGGAGAGTTGGTATCTACTTTGGTGAGAAACAGATACCAGTCTCATTCTATTCCACCGCATTCGCTAGGTGTGCACAATCGTGCCATCCAAAGGGTGCGGCAACATGGAGTTGGCACTTTAGTGCCTCAGTTCCATTCTCACACATTTCTTAATGGGTTAGGCAGTGTTGGTGTTGGGAGCACCTTGCCAATGAACCATTCTACTCATGGCGCTTCTGGTGGCTTCATCAATAATGACAATCCAGCACAGCAATATCCCAATTATCATGCTGCAACAGGATTTTCAAATAATAGCAGAACTTCTTATGGACAAAATGCTTATGCTTATGTCCCCCAAAATTTTGGGTACCCTAATCCATTCTCTCAACTGAATAACCTCAGCTCCGTCAGCAATTATAGTACTGCTCATGAAACCCAAGCATCTTATCAATCAAATGGTAGCCAGAATATTTATGCATATTCTGTTCAAGGTGACAATGCTCCTTCAAGTAATAATGTGGCTGGCCTGAGTAGAGTTGAAAATGCTTGTGGAAATGTAACCCAAAGTGGAACTACAAGGCAATATTCTTGCCAACAGAAACCTCATGATGCGAGTCTAATTGAAGCTGCATTGAAGGCAGACAGGATTGGGGATGCCAATCAAAGCAATCCTCATCAACAAAGTTCAGAATCTATGAACATATCATCCAGTGCCACCCAGTTTACTGGAAGCACCCGTCTTAGCAATGAAAACTCTGTCCCGGTTGGAGCTGATGGAGCTTTGGCATCTGAACTGAATGCATCTCCTGATCTTAGCACATTTGATGGGGCCTTCTACTTTGATTTTGAAACCACTTGGGATTGTCTGGCACGTGTCTAG
- the LOC100816775 gene encoding alcohol dehydrogenase class-3-like (The RefSeq protein has 1 substitution compared to this genomic sequence) gives MATQGQVITCKAAVAWEPNKPLTVQDVQVAPPQAGEVRVQILFTALCHTDAYTWGGKDPEGLFPCILGHEAAGIVESVGEGVTNVQPGDHVIPCYQAECGECKTCKSGKTNLCGKVRSATGVGVMLNDGKSRFSINGKPIYHFMGTSTFSQYTVVHDVSVAKIDPKAPLEKVCLLGCGVSTGLGAVWNTAKVESGSIVAIFGLGTVGLAVAEGAKTAGASRVIGIDIDSKKFDVAKNFGVTEFINPNEHDKPIQQVIIDRTDGGVDYSFECIGNVSVMRAALECCHKGWGTSVIVGVAALGQEISTRPFQLVSGRVWKGTAFGGFKSRSQVPWLVDKYLKKEIKVDEYITHTLTLSEINKAFDLLHEGGCLRCVLSTQE, from the exons ATGGCAACTCAAGGTCAAGTCATTACCTGCAAAG CTGCGGTGGCCTGGGAACCCAACAAGCCCTTAACTGTCCAAGACGTTCAGGTGGCTCCGCCTCAGGCCGGCGAGGTCCGTGTCCAAATCCTCTTCACCGCTCTCTGCCACACCGATGCTTACACTTGGGGCGGCAAG gATCCCGAAGGTCTCTTCCCCTGTATTCTTGGCCATGAAGCTGCAGG GATTGTGGAGAGTGTTGGAGAAGGTGTTACTAATGTTCAGCCTGGGGATCATGTCATTCCCTGTTATCAGGCTGAGTGTGGGGAGTGCAAGACTTGCAAATCAGGGAAGACAAACCTATGCGGCAAGGTTCGTTCCGCCACTGGAGTTGGGGTCATGCTCAATGATGGGAAGAGTCGGTTCTCGATTAATGGGAAGCCTATTTATCATTTCATGGGAACATCCACTTTTAGTCAATACACTGTTGTTCATGATGTTAGTGTAGCTAAGATTGACCCGAAGGCACCTCTggagaaagtttgtcttcttggATGTGGTGTTTCAACTG GCCTTGGAGCTGTCTGGAACACTGCAAAAGTGGAGTCAGGGTCCATTGTTGCTATTTTTGGCCTTGGAACTGTTGGGCTTGCT GTTGCAGAGGGTGCTAAAACTGCTGGTGCATCCCGGGTTATTGGCATAGATATTGACAGCAAGAAGTTTGATGTag CAAAAAACTTTGGAGTCACTGAGTTTATAAATCCAAATGAACATGATAAACCAATCCAGCAGGTCATAATTGATCGCACAGATGGTGGAGTTGATTATAGCTTTGAGTGTATTGGAAATGTCTCCGTGATGAGAGCTGCGTTGGAATGCTGCCACAAG GGCTGGGGGACGTCAGTTATTGTAGGTGTTGCAGCATCAGGGCAGGAAATATCAACCCGTCCTTTCCAGTTGGTGAGTGGACGAGTCTGGAAAGGAACAGCTTTTGGTGGCTTCAAGAGCAGGTCACAGGTGCCTTGGCTTGTAGACAAGTACTTGAAGAAG GAAATCAAGGTTGATGAGTACATTACCCATACTTTGACACTTTCGGAGATCAACAAGGCTTTTGATCTTTTGCATGAAGGGGGATGCCTTCGCTGTGTGCTTTCTACACAAGAATGA